Genomic DNA from Candidatus Zixiibacteriota bacterium:
GTATCAATCCCGATCTCTCTTTGTTTGATCAAAGATTTCTTACTCTGGTGCACAAATTCAATCGGGTCTTCCAGAGTGATGATTATTTTTCTGAATTCCTTGTTTATCAGTTCGATCATTGCGGCTATGGTAGTGCTTTTTCCAACTCCTGCCGGGCCGGACACCACCACTAAACCATCATTGCACCTGGCCAGCTCTTCTACCACATGAGGTAGACCCAGTTCAGCAATGCTTTTGTCAGGTGGCTTGATCAGACGAAAGGCTGATTCCACATTACCCTGCTGGAAATGCACATTCACCCTCCATCTTCCCAGATTAGAAATGGAGTAGGCGAAGTTTGACTCTTTTATCTTCTCGAAACTACTGATCTGCTGGGGGGTCATAACTGAATAAATCAATCTTTTCGCCTCATCTGGTGTCAGGGATTTATTCCCCCAGTTTTTCAATTCACGGTCTATCCTCAAAGTAGGAGGATGATTCGCGGTCAGGTGCAGATCGGATGCCTGCTCTTTTACCATCTGCTCCAGCAAAGGGTAAATATCAATACTCTCGATCTGTTTTTTTAAAGTCGATTGGGCTTCTGGCTCAAGCTGAGTAAAAGTCACCCCGATAACATATTGCTCCATCTCCCACTGAGAGATGTAAGCCACCTTTCCGATGATGCTCAAAGGTTGAGCAGCTCTGGACAGGTGAAGTCTGACCTCCATGCTCGAGCCGATAGCTAAAGGAAAGGGTGAGATAAACTGCATGCCAGTGGCAGAGATGTCTTTGGTCCTGGAAGTGGTCAAT
This window encodes:
- a CDS encoding PilT/PilU family type 4a pilus ATPase, which gives rise to MNSEKRDSRRIKTHFDFDFRVPDSTNASVLTTSRTKDISATGMQFISPFPLAIGSSMEVRLHLSRAAQPLSIIGKVAYISQWEMEQYVIGVTFTQLEPEAQSTLKKQIESIDIYPLLEQMVKEQASDLHLTANHPPTLRIDRELKNWGNKSLTPDEAKRLIYSVMTPQQISSFEKIKESNFAYSISNLGRWRVNVHFQQGNVESAFRLIKPPDKSIAELGLPHVVEELARCNDGLVVVSGPAGVGKSTTIAAMIELINKEFRKIIITLEDPIEFVHQSKKSLIKQREIGIDTHSFKHGLKHVLRQDPNVIFIGEVRDLETMVTALTAAETGHLVFTTLHTSDAPQTVNRILGIFPHDQRQGAALQLSSCLKGIICQKLLPRKDNQGLVPVTEVLIGTPAVKGTIRQMKIEQLASLIQTGAQDQMYSMDHSIFNLYERKIISYETAANWINEGVVLNALVEKRKQEQLAYQRMAEKVR